One Ranitomeya imitator isolate aRanImi1 chromosome 1, aRanImi1.pri, whole genome shotgun sequence DNA window includes the following coding sequences:
- the BSG gene encoding basigin isoform X1, whose translation MPTAGFIKSPLSEFRLTGESVELHCEAVGRPMPEIQWWFEADTINENFSQLWDGAREDRVQMNATYVFHAASTLHLLHLNPEDSGTYECRASNDPDRNHLTKSPRIKWIRSQANVVVLDHPEIITDSPDSLGGELLMCNLTDPSIQISGHQWYKGQKLVHEDKDSSQFTTYNITKVSAESSGQYTCKFLTVPELTVIGEVNVTVPPHVVAYKKTEHSNEGDTGVMTCKSNSYPLVEHWMWYKASEDGSTQAIVNGTDERYFIKSTGNKTELRIHQLDIEKDQGEYICNGTNFLGTTGESVALRVRSRLAALWPFLGIVAEVLILVTVIFIYEKRRKPDEAPEDEDGGSAPLKSNAGANHETVRQRNSS comes from the exons ATGCCCACAGCTGGGTTCATTAAGTCTCCGCTCTCAGAGTTCAGACTGACAGGAGAATCAGTGGAGCTCCACTGTGAGGCCGTTGGCCGTCCAATGCCAGAGATACAGTGGTGGTTTGAGGCAGACACTATCAATGAAAACTTCTCTCAGTTGTGGGATGGCGCACGAGAAGATCGTGTACAGATGAACGCAACATATGTCTTCCATGCAGCAAGTACACTCCATCTCTTGCACCTCAATCCAGAAGATTCTGGGACTTACGAATGTCGTGCCAGCAATGATCCAGATCGTAACCACTTGACAAAGAGTCCTCGCATCAAGTGGATTCGTTCTCAGGCCAATGTTGTTGTCTTAGACC ATCCAGAGATCATTACAGACTCCCCAGATTCCCTTGGTGGAGAGTTACTAATGTGCAACTTGACAGATCCCTCTATTCAAATTTCTGGTCACCAGTGGTATAAGGGGCAGAAACTTGTCCATGAAGACAAAGATAGCTCTCAGTTTACTACATATAA CATTACCAAGGTGAGCGCAGAGAGTTCTGGACAATATACTTGCAAGTTTTTGACTGTTCCTGAGCTTACCGTTATTGGGGAGGTGAATGTGACAG TTCCACCTCACGTTGTAGCTTATAAGAAAACTGAACACAGCAATGAAGGGGACACCGGTGTTATGACTTGTAAGAGCAACTCGTACCCTCTTGTGGAGCACTGGATGTGGTACAAGGCATCTGAAGATGGCAGTACCCAG GCTATAGTGAATGGAACAGATGAACGCTATTTCATCAAGTCCACTGGAAATAAGACAGAGCTTCGCATTCACCAACTAGACATTGAGAAAGATCAGGGTGAATATATCTGCAATGGAACCAATTTTCTGGGAACCACAGGAGAGAGCGTTGCCCTACGTGTGCGCAGCCGTCTTGCTGCCCTCTGGCCTTTCCTTGGTATTGTAGCAGAGGTTCTGATTCTAGTCACGGTCATCTTTATCTATGAGAAGAGGAGAAAGCCTGATGAGGCTCCAGAAG ATGAAGATGGGGGCTCTGCACCTCT